One window of the Micromonas commoda chromosome 11, complete sequence genome contains the following:
- a CDS encoding predicted protein translates to MADIVTQLQDSVNELNGMFYNCVGVLQRDAKPAGTTADGELSDELPDDGREASEKQIKEMAAAVVQQSRKIDELASLLPEVDLDEHAQLGRIAKLQAENDELDRELARELEASEKILAKATAAFEAATDKVLLSEDQPSTTGR, encoded by the exons ATGGCGGACATCGTCACTCAACTTCAGGATTCGGTGAACGAGCTCAATGGCATGTTTTACAACTGCGTCGGTGTGCTACAGAGGGATGCCAAGCCCgccgggacgacggcggacggcgaACTCAGCGACGAGTTGCCCGACGATGGCCGAGAAGCGAGCGAGAAGCAAATAAAG GAGATGGCAGCGGCGGTGGTCCAGCAGAGCAGGaagatcgacgagctcgcctcGTTGCTCCCAGAGGTGGATCTGGACGAACACGCACAGCTGGGGAGGATAGCCAAGCTTCAGGCGGAGAACGACGAGCTAGACAGGGAGCTGGCGCGGGAATTGGAGGCATCGGAGAAAATTCTGGCAAAGGCGACAGCAGCGTTCGAGGCTGCGACGGACAAGGTCTTGCTCTCTGAGGACCAGCCCTCGACGACAGGGAGGTAG
- a CDS encoding predicted protein, translated as MSKAAFAGLKAVQEIRFHLCQTSKGSEGVRNFLLKSYKNMKAASPATPILIREASGVEGGIVVRQDFGVEKRASLEGMDEKAVEKEVTSLLK; from the exons ATGTCCAAGGCTGCTTTCGCCGGCCTCAAGGCCGTACAGGAGATCCGATTCCACCTCTGTCAGACGTCCAAGGGGAGCGAGGGCGTCCGCAACTTCCTCCTTAAGAGCTACAAGAACATGAAAGCCGCGAGCCCCGCGACGCCTATCCTCATCCGAGAGGCAAGCGGCGTGGAGGGTGGCATCGTTGTTCGTCAAG ATTTTGGGGTGGAGAAGAGGGCTTCTCTCGAGGGTATGGACGAAAAAGCGGTGGAAAAGGAGGTTACCTCGCTCCTCAAGTAA